One segment of Cervus canadensis isolate Bull #8, Minnesota chromosome 32, ASM1932006v1, whole genome shotgun sequence DNA contains the following:
- the LOC122433478 gene encoding delphilin isoform X2 — protein MSCLGIFIPKKHRARFDEVVSQGLLGKLCRARRTQGAQRLRRSRSEERPERLLVSTRASAAPRRPDEPPPRKAASLLGGRAGPGGARRTVRVYKGNKSFGFTLRGHGPVWIESVLPGSPADNASLKSGDRILFLNGLDMRNCSHDKVVSMLQGSGAMPTLVVEEGLVPFASDSDSMDSPNPSSALTSLQWVAEILPSSIRVQGRTFSQQLEHLLTPPERYGVCRALESFFQHRNIDTLIVDVYPVLDTPAKQVLWQFIYQLLTYEEQELCQEKIACFLGYTAMTAEPEPELEPELEPEPAPEPQMRSSLRASSMCRRSLRSQGLEAGLGCGPGDCPEMPLPPIPGERQAGDGTSLPETPNPKMMSAVYAELESRLSSSFKGKMGTSSRARASPPLPSAAGPAGPRTRSSISWPSEQLLPSPSYYPLCSEGLASPSSSESHPYASLDSSRAPSPQPGPEPVRAESPPSPDPSRRPSSRRKLFAFSRPVRSRDTDRFLDALSEQLGPRVTIVEDFLSPENDYEEMSFHDDQGSFITNERSSASECISSSEEGSSLTYSSLSDHIPPPPLSPPPPPPLPFHDPKPSSSRTPDGPRGPAPALPKPLAQLGHPVPPPPPPPLPPPVPCAPPMLPRGLGHRRSETSHMSVKRLRWEQVENSEGTIWGQLGEDSDYDKLSDMVKYLDLELHFGTQKAAKPVPGPEPFRKKEVVEILSHKKAYNTSILLAHLKLSPAELRQVLMSMEPRRLEPAHLAQLLLFAPDADEEQRYQAYHEAPGRLSEPDQFVLQMLSVPEYKTRLRSLHFQATLQEKTEEIRGSLECLRQASLELKNSRKLAKILEFVLAMGNYLNDGQPQTNKTTGFKINFLTELNSTKTVDGKSTFLHILAKSLSQHFPELLGFAQDLPTVPLAAKVNQRALTSDLADLHGTISEIQAACQSMAPSSEDKFAVVMASFLETAQPLLRALDGLQREAMEELGKALAFFGEDSKATTSEAFFGIFAEFMSKFERALGDLQAAEGPRSSGMVSPLAW, from the exons ATGAGCTGCCTGGG GATCTTCATCCCCAAGAAGCACCGAGCGCGCTTCGACGAGGTGGTGTCTCAGGGTCTGCTGGGCAAGCTGTGCCGCGCGCGGCGGACGCAGGGCGCGCAGCGGCTGCGCCGGAGCCGCAGCGAGGAGCGGCCAGAGCGCCTCCTGGTGTCCACGCGCGCCAGCGCCGCCCCGCGCCGCCCCGACGAGCCGCCCCCGCGCAAGGCCGCCTCTTTGCTGGGCGGCCGCGCGGGCCCCGGGGGCGCGCGCAG GACAGTCCGAGTCTACAAGGGCAACAAGAGCTTTGGCTTCACGCTGCGTGGCCATGGACCTGTCTGGATCGAGTCTGTCCTGCCTG GGAGCCCAGCTGACAATGCCTCCCTCAAGTCAGGCGACCGGATCCTCTTCCTCAATGGACTGGACATGAG GAACTGCTCCCACGACAAGGTGGTGTCCATGCTCCAGGGCAGCGGCGCCATGCCCACGCTGGTGGTGGAGGAGGGGCTCGTCCCGTTCGCCAGCG ATTCCGACTCGATGGATTCCCCCAACCCGTCGTCGGCGCTCACCTCCCTGCAGTGGGTGGCAGAGATCCTCCCGTCCAGTATCCGAGTTCAGGGGAGGACCTTCAGCCAGCAGCTGGAGCACCTGCTCACGCCCCCCGAGCGCTACGGGGTCTGCCGGGCCCTTGAGAGCTTCTTCCAGCACAG gaaCATCGACACCCTCATCGTCGACGTCTACCCGGTGCTGGACACTCCGGCCAAGCAGGTCCTCTGGCAGTTCATCTACCAGCTGCTAACTTACGAGGAGCAGGAACTCTGTCAGGAGAAGATCGCCTGCTTCCTGGGCTACACGGCCATGACCG CCGAGCCCGAGCCCGAGCTGGAGCCGGAGCTGGAGCCCGAGCCGGCGCCCGAACCCCAGATGCGGAGCTCCCTGAGGGCCTCCTCCATGTGCCGCCGCAGCCTCCGCTCCCAGGGCCTGGAGGCCGGCCTTGGCTGTG GTCCTGGTGACTGTCCGGAGATGCCTCTTCCTCCCATCCCAGGCGAGCGGCAGGCGGGCGACGGCACATCCCTCCCCGAGACGCCCAACCCCAAGATG ATGTCAGCCGTCTACGCGGAGCTCGAGTCCCGCCTGAGCAGCAGCTTCAAAGGGAAGATGGGGACCAGCTCCCGAGCCCGTGCCTCCCCGCCGCTGCCCAGCGCGGCAGGCCCAGCAG GGCCCAGGACCCGGTCCAGCATCTCGTGGCCCAGTGAGCagctcctgccctcccccagctACTACCCGCTGTGCTCAGAGGGCCTGGCCTCCCCCAGCAGCTCCGAGTCCCACCCCTACGCCAGCCTGGACAGCAGCCGGGCACCTTCCCCTCAGCCGGGCCCCGAGCCCGTCCGCGCTGAGAGCCCCCCCAGCCCGGACCCCAGCCGCCGCCCATCCAGCCGCCGGAAGCTCTTCGCCTTCTCCCGCCCTGTGCGAAGCCGGGACACCGACCGCTTCCTGGATGCGCTGAGTGAGCAGCTGGGCCCCCGGGTCACCATCGTGGAGGATTTCCTGAGCCCCGAGAATGACTACGAGGAG ATGAGCTTCCACGACGACCAGGGCAGCTTCATCACCAACGAGAGGAGCAGCGCCAGCGAGTGCATCAGCAGCAGCGAGGAAGGCAGCTCCCTGACCTACTCCTCCCTCTCCGACCacatccccccgccccccctcagccccccgcccccgccgcccctgCCCTTCCACGACCCCAAGCCCAGCAGCTCCCGCACCCCGGATGGGCCCCGGGGCCCCGCTCCGGCGCTGCCCAAGCCCCTCGCCCAGCTCGGCCACCCGgtccccccaccgcccccgccgcccctgcccccgcccgTCCCCTGCGCACCCCCCATGCTGCCCCGGGGCCTGGGCCACCGCCGCAGCGAGACCAGCCACATGAGCGTCAAGCGCCTGCGGTGGGAGCAGGTGGAGAACTCAGAAGGCACCATCTGGGGACAG CTCGGGGAGGACTCTGACTACGATAAGCTGAGCGACATGGTGAAATACCTCGACCTGGAGCTCCACTTTGGCACCCAGAAAGCTGCCA AGCCGGTGCCGGGGCCTGAGCCCTTCAGGAAGAAGGAGGTGGTGGAGATCCTGTCCCACAAGAAGGCCTACAACACCT CCATCCTGCTGGCGCACCTGAAGCTGAGCCCGGCCGAGCTGCGGCAGGTGCTCATGAGCATGGAGCCCCGGCGCCTGGAGCCCGCGCACCTCGCGCAGCTGCTGCTCTTCGCGCCCGACGCCGACGAGGAGCAGCGCTACCAGGCCTACCACGAGGCCCCCGGCCGCCTCAGCGAGCCCGACCAGTTCGTCCTGCAG ATGCTGTCGGTTCCCGAATACAAGACCCGTCTGCGCAGCCTCCACTTCCAGGCCACCCTCCAGGAGAAGACGGAGGAGATCCGGGGCAGCCTGGAGTGCttgcgccaggcctccctagaGCTCAAGAACAGCCGGAAGCTTGCCAAGATCCTGGAG TTTGTGTTGGCCATGGGCAACTATCTCAATGATGGGCAGCCTCAAACCAACAAGACCACGGGCTTCAAGATCAACTTCCTGACGGAG CTGAATTCCACCAAGACGGTGGATGGGAAATCCACCTTCCTGCACATCCTTGCCAAATCGCTGAGCCAGCACTTCCCTGAACTCCTGGGCTTTGCTCAGGACCTGCCCACCGTGCCCCTGGCTGCCAAAG TGAACCAACGAGCCCTGACCAGCGACTTGGCTGACCTCCACGGCACCATCAGTGAGATCCAGGCCGCGTGCCAGAGCATGGCCCCCTCCAGCGAGGACAAGTTCGCTGTGGTCATGGCG TCTTTCCTGGAGACGGCCCAGCCATTGCTGCGGGCGCTGGACGGGCTGCAGCGAGAGGCCATGGAGGAGCTGGGCAAGGCGCTGGCCTTCTTCGGGGAAGATTCCAAAGCCACCACCTCCGAGGCTTTCTTCGGCATCTTCGCGGAGTTCATGAGCAAGTTCGAG cGAGCGCTCGGCGACCTGCAGGCAGCCGAGGGCCCGCGCAGCTCGGGGATGGTTTCGCCCCTGGCCTGGTGA